The following is a genomic window from Spirosoma foliorum.
TATTGTGAATGACCCCGCCGATGCCCGGCCTTCCGATTCTTTACAAACGATACTTGTCCAGTTAGCCGAAAGCAGTGACGTAGTGGTCATTAGCGGTCGTAATCGGTCGTTTCTGGAAAAGACCTTTACCCGTATTCCCGTTCATCTGGTAGCGGAGCACGGAGCTTTTCTGAAAAAACCGGATCAGCCCTGGCAGCGACTCGACTTATCGGCTGATGACTGGGTCGAACCGGTTCGCTTAACCATGGATCATTTTGTGGATCGTTTTCCGGGTTCATTTATTGAGGGTAAAGAAACGGCCATTGCCTGGCATTACCGAATGGCCGAGAGCGAGGAGGTAGAAGGGCAGGCTATTGACCTGGCCACCCAACTCCGGCGAGTGGCATCCTCCATACCCTTAACCGTTATTCAGGGCAACAAAGTGGTGGAAGTGAAACCCGCTCAACACAGCAAAGGAACGGTAGCCCAAACGATTGCCGAGCAAAAGCCGTATGACTTTATCATCAGCATTGGCGATGATACCACCGACGAAGATATGTTTCGGCAGCTGCCCAACTGGGCTTACACCCTGAAAGTGGGTTCGGGCGTATCGTTTGCCCGGTATCGGCTAGCCCGGCAACAGGACGTAGAAGCGCTGTTACAACGAATGAATGATGTCTTGGTTGAAGCCTGATTCCTTACCTACCGTACATCAAAAAAAGCCAGTGTTTCGTTAGACTGGCTTTTACGTTGACTGATCGGTATGTTTTCTGACTCCTTGTGGATGATCAGTTCACTAGTTTATCTGTTACTGGAGACTTCCTCTTTTTTAACCGTTTCTTCGGCTCCTTCAGCTTGATTTTCTTTTTCTTTTAACTGTCGGAGTAAATGTTCGTAATAAGGCGGTAATTTGTCCGTATTGGACGATTTAACGCCATACCAGGCACTGGTCAAATAACTTAGCACGCCTAGTACAAGAATTATACTGACAATAATAAAAAACGTCATCATCCTGGTTCGGGTTTATGGTGGAGCGCGCGGGCTTACTTTTTCATGACCATTGACCCGCCCCAATCAGTGAGAACGTGGGCGTAGGGGCCAATGGCATGAATAAGCGCTTATACACGCTTAATTCAGGCAACCTATAGTCAAGTGATAAGGAGGAACTTAACGAAACCTTAGAATTTGATTAGAACCAAAACAATAGGCTGATTATGTGCTTACTTACCTGTGAACATGGTTCACTTTTCATTGAAATAAGCCGACTTATAATCAAGCAAAATACCTTTAGCTTTACTACGTATGAAACTACTGGTCGTTGAAGACGAGCCCAAAACGTTACAGGCAATCCAGCAGGGACTGGAGGAAAGTCAGTTCGAAGTCGACATCGCCTACGACGGGCTGATTGCCAAACGACTGGCCCTGAAAAATAACTATGCCGCCATTATTACTGATTTGATTTTACCCGGTTTGAATGGGTATGAACTCTGCCGACAGTTACGGGCCGAGGGGTTAACCACTCCCATTCTGATGCTGACCGCCCTGGGCGAAACCGACGATAAAATTTCGGGCTTCGATGCCGGGGCCGATCAATACCTGACCAAACCCTTTCAGTTTGCCGAATTGCTAGCCCGCGTGCGATCCCTTACCAAGCGGGGTACGCAGGTGTCGCTGACTGCCCAAACCCTGCGGTATGGGGGTATTGAGATGAATCTGGATGCTAAAACCGTCACGCGCGATGAGCAACCGATTGAGCTAACCGCCCGTGAATTTGCCTTGCTGGAATTTCTCATGCGCAATCAGGGCCGTGTGCTATCGAAACCAGCCATTGCTGAACATGTCTGGGATTTGAATTTCGATACGGGCACCAACGTCGTGGAGGTCTACATTAATTACCTTCGTAAAAAGATCGATCGAAACTTCCCGACCAAGCTGATCCATACGCATTTCGGCATGGGGTATATGTTTAAAGAAGAGTAATGACGATTCGCAAACGACTCACCTTACGCTTTACAAGCCTGGTATCCAGTATTTTACTACTGGCGTTTGTGAGTATCTATGCCTTCTGCTGGTATTTTATTTCCTCCGATTTTTACCGGCGACTCGACCGAAAAGCCAATACAACGGGGGATATGCTCATCCGCCATCGGCTGGACGCTAAACTCATTCAGCAATTGGGCCGAATCCGGAAAGATCAGTTGCCGAATCAAAAAATCATGGTGTTCGATGGCCGGGATTCGCTCATTTTTCTTACCAACGAAAGTCTGCTTATAACGATACCGAAATCTGTGCTGGCTGATATTCGGCAGACTAAACAAAAGGATTTTCAGCAAGGTGGGTACTATCTGTCGGGTACCCGATTCATGACGGCTTCGGGGCAGTACGTGGTCATTGCCAGCGCTGAAAATAGCTACGGGGATGAATTTTTACGGCGTCTTCTGTGGGCTTTAACGGGTTTATTTGTCCTGATTGCCGGTATGACTGCCTTCTCAGGCTGGTTTTTTGCGGGCGATGCGCTGCAACCCATGCAGCAGATTGACCAGATTGTCAGTGATATATTTCCGCGGAATCGGGATGAACGCTTAGTCGTTACTAAAGACGATGATGAAATCAGTCGATTGTCGGCCACGATTAACCGATTGCTGGACCGGGTAGCGGAGTCCTTTCGGTTGCAGCGGATGTTTGTGGCCAACGTATCCCACGAACTGAAAAACCCACTCACTCAAATCAGTTCACAACTGGAAGTCAGTTTGTTAAATCAGCGGGAACCAGACGCTTACCGGCAAACGATTCGGTCCGTCCTGGATGACGTAGGCGACCTGGCGGCCCTCACCCACGAATTACTGCAACTCTCGCAGGTCAACCAGGAGGATGCCATTGGGCTACTCACCGATACGGTGCGGATGGACGAAATCGTATGGGATATCCGCGACCAGGTGACGGCCATTAATCCCCGTTATCAGGTCAACATAGAACTGGGTGCGTTGCCTGATGATCCTGACCAGCTAGCCGTTCAGGGCAATAAAACCTTACTGGCCACGGCGCTAAAAAACCTGACGGAAAATGCCTGCAAATTTTCTGACGACGGACAGGCGCTGATCCACGTAAATTTTGACCCCGCCAGTCTGAACATTAGTATTCAGAATACCGGCCAGTCTATTCCAACCGCCGACCTGCCCTATATTTTTGAACCCTTCTATCGGAGCCGACAAACGGCCGATGTGCGCGGCTACGGTGTCGGCTTATCGCTCGTTGAGCGGATCATTCGCCTGCATCAAGGGCAGATCAGCGTTAGCTCTATGCCTGGCCAGCCGACGCTATTTACGATCAAGTTGCCACGGTAAGTACGTCTTTTCTAAGCAGATTCTAAGGAGTTTATCAGTTAATCTTAAGTCGCTCAGGGCATCTTTGGCAACTAAGAAACCTGCCAGGCAATATAAACTGACCGACATGATGACTACTGAAAGCCAAACGCTTACCTATACCCCGTTCTTTCCCCCAGCGCCTGTTAGTAAGGCGGAAAGACGCACTAAATCAAGGTATTTTTACGATGAGAAGCCCCCCAAACCAGACTGGCTAATCTTGTTGATCAGTGCGTTAGTACTCCTGACCTTACTGATTGCCTGGGTGGTTGATATTCCCAATCTATTGCATTAACAGCGCGACATCCGTTACGCTATTCAACCAGCAGTTTTATCTTTTTGCTTTTTGTCCGGCTTTGCAGCCAGCGCTCAATCCTTTGTTTTTCGCCCACTGTATGACGGCGCGAAAAACGGGCATACACCAGCATAACCGTATCGGGTTTGTTACTGGTCGCATTCAAAACCAGCGATCTTGCAGCGGTAAAGGTTTGTACATCAGGCATCAGTGTCTTGAGTTCGTTTCGCAGATCGGCCACTGGGAGCCGCGACGTTTGCGTCAGGTCAATGTAGCGACGCAGCGAGTCAATGATGTGGTCTTTACGGGCAATGGATGACTGACTGTATTTAATGACCTGATCGGTAACTGTATTCTTCAGGGCATCCACATCAATTTCGGTATCCTTAAAACTTCCTTGTTTAACGATCAGGTTGGCATTGCCCAGGCCGTAAGCAGGCATTTTGGAACGTAGTAAGTTGATCGAGTCTTTGGGTAGCGGCTCGCCCACTAGTGAGAGTTCTAGTGTACTCTGCTGACGATTGAATCGAGCTGCGTACTGAATAACTTGTCGGTACTGAAAGTTACATTCCGTTGCAACAAATCGCTTTGCAGATTCTTCAAATATGGTTTTGCGAACAATTTGATAGCCAAGATAGCTACTGGGTACCACCACAATGATTACAGCGAACCAGATCGTATGCCGAACGCGCTGTTCAACCTCAGGCGTAGGGTATTGTTTCTGATGGTAACCCAAAAATCGGACGATCAGGAATGTGGCTATACTGATGCATATCGCATTGATGAGGAACAGGTAAAATGCGCCCGCGAAATAATATAGATTACCGGTAGCTAATCCGTAGCCTGCTGTACATAAGGGAGGCATCAGAGCGGTGGCGATGGCTACACCGGGAATAACATTGCTCACTTTCTCCCGTCGCGAACCGGCAACAATACCAGCTAGTCCTCCCAGAAAGGCCACAAGTGCATCCCAGACGGTGGGCGATGTACGAGCTAACAATTCAGATTGAGCCAGGTGCAGAGGACTTACGAAAAAATAGAGCGTGGAAGTTAACAAACTAATAAATACAGCCAGACCTAAGTTCTTTAACGCGCGTTGGATCATCGTCAAGTCATTGATACCAACGCCTAGGCCAATACCCATAATAGGGCCCATTAAAGGAGAGATAAGAAAAGCCCCAGTAATAACAGCTGGAGAGTTGATATTGAGGCCAATAGAGGCAATGAATATGGCAAAAATTAGTGTCCACAAATTAATGCCCCGAAACTCGATTCCTCGACTAATAGCCTGTATGACATCCGTTTCGTCTTCTTTATCTTCTTCCAGGCTAAACCGCTCACGCAGAAAGGAGCTGAAGTGAGTTAAGGGGTTGGATTTATTAAATCGGGGTTCATTTTGGTCGTCTACAGTCATTCTTTATGCATGCGGTTACTAGTCACTAACACAAAACAAGATGCGGTTTTAATGGAAAGTTAATGTAATCTTGCTCAATTCCACTACTCAATTATGGATCTATTTACCCTCATTACTTTACTTATTGTTGCTTCGGCAGTGTTTGCCTACCTGAACACAAAACTGCTTAAACTTCCTGATGCCATTGGCATTATGGTTTGCTCGCTGGGCTTCTCTGTCCTGTTACTTGGCCTGAACTCAATTTATCCTGACCAGTTAGCCTCTGTTCGTCAGACTGTTGCCGGCATTAACTTTGGTAAAGCGCTTTTCGATGTGATGTTAAGCTTCCTGCTTTTTGCCGGCGCTTTCCATACCGATTCTGCCAAGCTGAATGTTGAACGACGCTCGGTTATGCTGTTTGCTTTTGTGGGGGTCTTACTAAGTACCTTTCTGGTTGGTTCAGGTCTTTATTTATTGACCAGACATCTCGACCTGGCTTTGTCATTCCCGCTTTGCCTGTTGTTTGGGGCTTTAATTTCACCCACCGATCCAATCGCCGTATTAGGCATCTTGTCTAAGTTCAAACTACCCGACAGCGTCAAGCTCAATATTGTGGGCGAATCACTCTTTAATGATGGCGTAGGGGTTGTCGTGTTTGCTTCTATTTATCGAATTGTCCTCAACGGAGCCGACAGTGTAAGTGCTGGAGAGATCGCCTTGCTGTTTCTCGAAGAAGCCGGTGGCGGTATAGTATTTGGCCTTGCTTTAGGGTACGGGATGTTCCTGGTTTTACGTTCGATCAACCACTATCAGACCGAAGTGATTGTCACGGTAGCCGGGGTTATGGGTGGGTACTTACTTGCTCAGAAACTTCATATTTCGGGCCCATTGGCGATGGTGGTCACCGGTCTTATGGTGGGTGGACATAGCCGTCGGCAGGACGCCATGAGTCAACTCACCGAGGAGTACGTCGACAAATTCTGGGAGCTGGTTGATGGGATTCTAAATGCCTTACTTTTTGTGCTTATTGGCGTTGAGCTGCTACTGATTGATTTTCAGATAACACAATGGTCCATTTATTTACTAGTCGTGCTCCTGGTCCTGATAGCCCGGTATGTAGCCATTCTCATTCCCTTTACGCTGGCTCATCGCTGGCTGGACCTCGACAGGAATGCCCCTGTTATGCTGACCTGGGGTGGGCTACGGGGAGGGCTGTCCATTGCGATGGCGCTGTCCATTGATGGCTCCTTACCACAGAAAGAGTTCATTGTGACGATTACGTATGCAGTCGTTTTGTTTTCCGTAATTGTACAGGGATTGACCATGGAGCGGCTCATTCGGCGGCTGTACCCACCTGATAATAAAGGTTAGTGACAACCTTATAGATAGCGGATACAATGGATCGAATACCAGTCATACAAACCACAACTAGGCTAATGTCGCAAATTTAATAGCTTCGGCATCCCAGATCGGAGCTTGCTGAATGGCTTCTATTGCCTGACTCGGATTGTCAATAACTGTCCACATTTGACGATGTACAGGAGCCATAAAGTTTTCGTCAATACATCGCTCAAGCATGGCAATTAAAGGATCATAAAACCGGTTCGTGTTTAAAATCAGAATAGGTTTGGTAAATAGTCCCAATCGCTTTAATGTAATGGCTTCTAATAATTCTTCTAAAGTACCACAGCCGCCGGGCAGTGCAATTAATGCATCTGTGCCATCCAGAAAAGCCTTTTTGCGTTCATGCATATCGTCTACGAATCGAAATTCATTGACCCCTTTATGAGCCCATTCAACGGTACGCATAAATTCAGGCATAATACCGACTATACGCCCTCCCCGACTTAAGACACTATCGGCCAGCCTACCCATCAGACCAATACCACCACCCCCATAAATGACCGTTGCCTGATGGTTAACCAAATTGATGGCCAACTGATCAACAGCCTCGAAATAAATAGGAGCAACTTGATTGCTGGAGGCACAATAAACACATACTTGCAGCGACATAATGACAGTTTTTCGAATGTATAGCGATAAAACAGGGGCAAATTTGCAAACCTAAATATACATTTCGACTTAGTTCATAAAACTTTCGCAAAACCAGCCTAACCACGATTAAAAAATCTAATCGGCTTCTACTTCGTTTCTCTTGACCTCATTGACAAAGGGTTGCGCCATCGTTTCGCGGACAAATCCGGCTTTCAGGTGCTCATAGAACGATACCGGATCTACCAGCGATGCAGCTCCCTGCGCCATCAGTCCACCCAACAGTAATTGAAAAATAGCGGAATGCCGATCGGTCATTTCCAGTACCAGAATAGCCGCCGTGAATGGAGAGCGAACGACCCCCGTCAGGAAGCTTACCATACTCACCAGAATGACCAGATTCGTATCGCTGGGCGTTACCCGGATTAGTCGGGCCATTGCATCGCCGAGGATGGCTCCGGCGCTTAGTGAGGTGGCGAAAACCCCACCCGCTGCCCCACTGCTGTAACTGAGCGCCATACCCGCGAACCGTACTGGAAACAGATACCAGGGTGTCTGGTGATCGTTTTGAAACAGGAGTCGATTAATAATAGGCTTCCCCGTACCAACGGCATCCGTACCAACCAGGTAGGCCAGACCGGCCAGCACCAGCCCGCAGGCTGCTACCCATATAGCCTGCTCCCGACTGGTACGGAACCGTCGCCGGTAGGCATTGACCCATAATAGCGCTTTAGCAAACACTGCCCCCGCTAAACCAGAAACCATCGCCACCAGCACAACGACGCCCAAAAACCAGCCGGTCGAAACCGTCACTTTCGGAAAACCCAGGTACAAATAAGGCCCCTGAATGGCCTGAGCGGTCATCCCGGCAATGATTACGGCGGTAAACACAGCGGTACGAAAGCGGGTAATATGTGTTTGGGTCAGTTCTTCCACCACGAAGACAATTCCACCCAGTGGCGTATTAAAGGCAGCCGCCAGCCCAGCGGCTCCGCCCGTAACGAGCGCAATTTGTCGGGACAGTTGGGGCCAACCCGCCGGTTGCAGTCGATTGATGGCCCGAAAAATAGCCGCCGAAATCTGAATAGTCGGCCCTTCTCGTCCAATAACACCACCCCCGATCAGCAGGACAACACTACTGAGAACTTTGACGAGCGCTACCCGCATACTTAGCAAATAGTTCGTACGGTGATGCGTCCTGGGATTTGACAGTTCAATACCTGCCATGACCTGCGGAATACCGCTGCCTCGTGCCGCCGGAGCCAGTTTTGCGACCACCAGCCACGCAAGCAGGAAGGCCAACGGGGTGGTTACAAACACGAGCATCGGATGAGCCTGAATCCAGGTAAAACTGGTTTGCTCCGCCCATATAAACAGTTCTTCGTAACCAACAGCAACAAGACCAGTCAGCAGAGAGGCTACCCAAAACGGCAGGCTTTGGAGTATAATCCGGCGCACACGCTCGGTGTATAACCGCTTGATAACGTGCTGATCCAGCCAGGCCAGTACCTGTGCGTATCGAGAAGGTCTATTCGCCATGCAGTAATGATGTGTTCCAGTTTGTCATAATAACGTAAGGAGCAAGCAGATGATTAGGCGAAGCGCAAAGTCTAAGCAAATTCTAAGAAGTCTTTAATTCCTTTATAACCAGTGGGGATCACCTTTGTCTCATTCTCCAATACGCCAACAAATTATTATCCGTATGGAAACAACTTCACGAACGTCAACACCGCTGACCGCTATTCTGGCCATGCTACTCACCCTTGGTGTGGTTGGTGGCCTGTATTTGGATAAAACCCGAACCCTGGTTGACCGCTTTGATCAGGAAGAACGGCGGGCCGATTCGCTCCTGTCGGTCAAACTTCAACTCGAAGGCGACGTTCGCAGCCTAACGAGTCAACTGGAAACGGCCACTAGTGAGAACGAATCGCTAGGTAAACGCATCAGTGCCTTACATGGCCAATTATACCAACGGGATGCCGTGGAGAGACAACTTCGTCAGCAAAACAGGCTGCGGACAGGCACCATTCATGGGCTTCATCGAAATCTGGATTCGATGACAACCATTCGTGATAGTTTAGAAAACCAGCTGGCTGCCATGAATGATAAAATCGGTTGGCTAACTGATTCGAATGGGCTACTACTCAAAGAAGCAAAAGAGCTACAACAAAAAATAAATGATCTGAATACGACCTTACAAACAAAGGTTCCTCGCTCGGCCATTACAGGCGATGAGTTTATGGTTGAATCCACCAAGGGAAATCATAAAGAAACCGCGAAAGCAAAAAAGGTAAATACAGTAACTATTTCGCTCAATGTACCTCCGGAATTACAAGTAGATTCCATTCAGGAAGTATTCGTAAGCCTGACCGACCCTCAGCACAATCCGGTAATGCCGCCCTTACGTACCGAAACGGTTGTTCTGGAATCAGTCAATGAAGTTGTACCGGTTCATGCCATTCAACGGGTGATTTTCACTGGAAAGCCAACACGAATCTCGATCCGTTTAACGCCTGACAAAACCCTGAAGCCGGGTATATACCGGGCATCGGTTTACACCAAAAACGCCTATTTAGGCTCCGTTGACTTTCGACTCCGGGACAGTTTCTGGTTCTTTTAGCAATTGGATTTCGTCTTTTTCTAAGCCAATTCTAAGCAGTCTTTAAGCCCCTTCTTAGGTCTGGGTGGTAATTTGTCCCTGACTTCAGAGATGCACTAAACAATCATCTGGTTGAAGAACAAATCCTAAGCAACATGAAAACGCACCTATCAATATTACTTCTCTCGGGGCTGGCGGGCAGCGTTACTGCCCAGACGCCAACACCTGATGCCAATACATTAATGAGCCTGGGGCGCTTCGAAGAAGCTGCCCAAGTCCTGAGTCGAACGGCTCAGCAAAGCCCATCGGATCAAACTATATTCGACGCTGGCTATGGCTATCTCCGGGCAGGCAAACCTGATTCGGCCCGTGCCTGGTTTTATAAAGGCATTTCGATGGATGACAAACGGATTCCATTAAACCAAACAGGCTCGGCCCTGACCTACCTCGTACAAAACGATAATGCAAATGCCGACCCTAAACTGGAGGAAGTCATCAGCCGGAGTAAAGGCAAAAACGCCGACATTCTGTTTCGAATTGGGGAAGCCTACACAGGCTATCTAACCCCCGGCGACGGCTCCATTAAGCCCCGCTATCCAAAAGCAGTCAATGCCGCAAAAGCCATTGACTACCTGAACCGGGCAGCCGATCGGGACAAGAAAAATCCGGCTATCCAGTTGGCCCTCGGCGATGCGTATTATCTAAACAAAGATGCGGGTACGGCCGTCACCCGCTACGAAAGTGCCCTTGAACTGGGCATGAACCCATCGCGGGTGTACCAACGGATCGGCGATATTTACTGGCAGGGCCGCAACCTGAATCTGGCCGTGGAGAACTATAAGAAAGCCATTGAAGCCAGTGCCAACTACGCTCCTGCTTACAACCAGTTAGCCGAACTGTATTTCCTGGTCAACCGCTACAAAGAAGCCGCCAACTACATTGATCAGTACGTGAACGTATCGAACGATAAGCGTCAGGAGACACTGTTACGGCAGGCTCAGTTTCATTTTCTGGCTAAAGATTATCAGCGAGCGGTCAACCTGATCGATAGCAACCGCACCGCATTAGCCCAGAATCCTATTGTGTACCGAATTGAAGGCTGGGCGTATTCGTCCTTGAAAGAACCGCAAAAAGCCATTCAAAATATTAGTACGTTCCTGGAAAAAGCACCGGGAAAGGCTATGCCCGACGATTACAAATACCTCGGCATGGCTTATATGGGTATCGAAAATCCCGGCAGTGATTCACTAAAAGCAGTCAATGACTCCATTGGCGTGACTTATCTGGCCAAAGCTGCTCCCTTCGATACGACCGAGAATCTGTATAGCGTCATGGCCAAGTACTATTACCGGGCCAAGAAACACCCCGAAGCAGTAGCCACCCTGGATTCGGCCGCAAAGCATCACTTCAAAGCGGATGTGCAGGATTTATTTCGTTATGGGATGAGTAACTATACGCTGGGTTTTCAGCGGGATAGTCTCGGGAAGTTAGTACGAGACACGGTGCGCTTCGCCCTGGCCGATTCGGCATTGGCACTAGCGCAAAAAGCCTCCCCTGATTATGCCCCAACGGTGTTGTACAGGGCCAAAGCGAACTACTATGCCTACGCTCCCGAAGAAGCCGTTCGGAATGGGAAAGCGAAGCCCTACTTCGAGCAGTTCATTAGCATGGTTTCAGATAAAGAAGAAGAACGGAATCGCTATAAGAAAGACCTGTTGCTGGCCTTCAAGTATATGATTTCCTACAACGAACTGGTTACCAAAGACGATAATGCCCGAACTGAATGGCTGAAGAAAGGCCTTTCATTATTCCCGGAAAATAAGGACTTAGCCAAGATTGCTGCTCCTGAAGCAGACAGTCAATAAACTCATTACTTTTTCATAGTTGAACATGCCGATTCAAACCGCTACCAGAGCTATGATCTCTAGTAGCGGTTTTGTGTTGGTCGCAAAAACGTTTATTTAGCTATTAGTTGCTTCACTAACCGTTTTAGTTTAGCAATTTCTTGCTGTTGTTGCTCTAACATCTCGATACGCTTTACTTGCTGTTGATTCTCTCGTTTAACAATTGCAAATTCCGCCTGTTGTTGCTGACTGGTCTTCTCCAACCTAATACTATACAAGGTCAATTCCTCTATTTTCTCCAATAAAGTAGCATTCAACTTGGTTAAATCCACTCCTTCTTTAAGCACTTGCTCTGCCGAGGAAATTCTCGGCAAATGACCCCACTGCTGAACGTAGCGCGACACCTCCACTAATGGCATTAGCTTGTAATCTGGATGAAACACACGATCTGCCCACTCATCGGGATGGTTAATCCGCAACTTATAGCGAGCCAGCACCACATCTCCTTGCTCATTGACACTCAGAAATTTGTCGGTCGATGCTATAGTTGGACTCCCACTGGTCAACTGTTCCAGACGCATTCCTGACTCGTGGTCCTTAGGGCTACGAATATGGAGCCGGGCTGTAGGTGAACTAGTACCGATACCTACATTAGCTTCATTTCCCAGCACCACTGCGTTACTCACGCGTACGGTAGCTCCAGCTCCAATGGCGGTGGCATGGTGCAGAACCATAGATTCAGCACGGGTCTGGTGACCAATCAAGGTGTTACTTACTCCTGCCCACTGACCTGCCCCAGCCTCTCCACCAATTATGACATGATGCCCACCGCTACCATCGCCTGCCTGAGTGTTATAGCCCATGAGCACGTTGTCGTCACTGGTTGTAATTGTTGTACCGGATTGGGGACCAATAATAATGTTATTACTACCGGTAGTATTGTTTTTACCTGCTTGGTAGCCGAAAAACGAATTTTGATAGCCTGTCGTATTGGCATAGCCTGCACTAACTCCTAAAAAGGAGTTTGAGCTCCCTGTTGTATTGGTAGTGCCTGCATAAGCACCAACAAAAGAATTATCACCACCTGTCGTGTTTGCATAACCCGCATTGTATCCTACAAAGGAATCTCGTGAGCCTGTCGTATTGTTGTAACCTACAGTGGCTCCTAAAAACGAATTCGCAGCACCTGTCGTGTTAAAAAAGCCCGCGGAGGCTCCTATAAAAGAATTACCAGAGCCAGTGGTATTGAAAGCGCCCACCTGGTAACCTAAAAAGGAATTATTACTGCCTGTCGTATTTGCATAACCTGCATTGTAGCCTACAAAGGAATTTTGCCAAGCAGTCGTGTTGTAATAGCCAGCGTTAGTTCCTATAAAGGAATTTGCACTGCCTGTCGTGTTTGCATAACCTGCATTGTAACCTACAAAGGAATTTTGCACACCTGTCGTATTATTGTAGCCCGCCTGATAACCTACAAAGGAATTTTGCCAGCCGGTCATAGTTAGATTCCCCGCATTAGTCCCAATCAACGTATTGTTAATACTTGGAGACGACGAATTGGCTGTTCTTTCCACATAGTTAGTTTGAGCTTGAGCGAGAGTTGCAATGAGATATAGACAACCGAAAATACATACCCAGAGGCTGCTTTTAATCGTATGTATAAAGAAATACATAGTTTATTTTTTCAAAATATTAGTATTACTATAAATAACCTTTATTTCATTTCAAAAGTATAATTAAATACTCTAAATATAAAAAACAAACTATAAAAATCCATCCGTATCAAAACGATGAAGGGCCGGGAGGCCCTATTTTTTGCATCAACCTCGCACTGAAAACTCTAATATAGATTAGATAATTATTACGATAATATTGATTACCAAGCCTTTTTCATCAGTCCTCTGGCAGTTATTCTAAGTAAATTCTAAGAAATTTCTAAGCTAGCCTTTAATCGTGTTAGCCTATTTGCCGATGGTATCCTTATGTTCAGTCAGAAAACTGGGCAGAGCGATACCAAAAGGATCATTTACATCCT
Proteins encoded in this region:
- a CDS encoding tetratricopeptide repeat protein, whose product is MKTHLSILLLSGLAGSVTAQTPTPDANTLMSLGRFEEAAQVLSRTAQQSPSDQTIFDAGYGYLRAGKPDSARAWFYKGISMDDKRIPLNQTGSALTYLVQNDNANADPKLEEVISRSKGKNADILFRIGEAYTGYLTPGDGSIKPRYPKAVNAAKAIDYLNRAADRDKKNPAIQLALGDAYYLNKDAGTAVTRYESALELGMNPSRVYQRIGDIYWQGRNLNLAVENYKKAIEASANYAPAYNQLAELYFLVNRYKEAANYIDQYVNVSNDKRQETLLRQAQFHFLAKDYQRAVNLIDSNRTALAQNPIVYRIEGWAYSSLKEPQKAIQNISTFLEKAPGKAMPDDYKYLGMAYMGIENPGSDSLKAVNDSIGVTYLAKAAPFDTTENLYSVMAKYYYRAKKHPEAVATLDSAAKHHFKADVQDLFRYGMSNYTLGFQRDSLGKLVRDTVRFALADSALALAQKASPDYAPTVLYRAKANYYAYAPEEAVRNGKAKPYFEQFISMVSDKEEERNRYKKDLLLAFKYMISYNELVTKDDNARTEWLKKGLSLFPENKDLAKIAAPEADSQ